The region GCCAAGAAAGAGCAGCCGTTCGCCCGGGAAATCGGGGGCGTAAAAAAAGGCATTAAGAGGGAGCACCTGGGGCAGTACGGAAAACAGAAAGGTGGAAGCGATGGCCACCTTGAGCATCAGGCCGACCTTCCAGGGACCCGACCGGCGGGCAAAGGTGAGACTGCAGAGAATCCAGAACGGGGGGAGGAGTGATTCCGCTGTCAGTGCATATTTTTTCCAGAAAAAAGCATCTGCGGGCAGGGCAAGCGACAGCAGGTCGAACAGGTCCAGCAGGGCGGTGACGGTCAGGGCGGCAAAAAGAGACAGGCCGGCACGGGAGCGGTTATTATAAAGAACATACCCTCCGCCGGTCAGCAAGGTAATAATTGCTGCTGTTGAAACGATTACATTACCCATATGAACCATATCAGTCGCACATCCATGTCAACGTACTCACCGTGTTTTCATGCCGCCTCGCATCCGTTCTTCTGCCTCAGACTTTACACAGTGATGTAGCACAAACAGGCCAAAATACCAACTCCCTTATACCACCGGCTACGCCGTTTCATCGCTGAAGATGGCAGTGCAAACCTTACCGACAAAAAAGGCGATGCCTAGTATGAGCATCGCCTTTTTCTCAGGCTGGTGGATTGGGAAACAACTTATGCCGATTTGCCCATCCGGCGCTTGCCGTAAACCACCAGGCAGAGTATGCCGGCACCGAAAAGAGCCATCGTGCCCGGTTCGGGAACGGGAACTTCCTGGTAAATGACGTCGTTGCCGCAGGTCACTTCGTAACCGATGATGTAGTTGGAGGTCAGCAGCAACAGGTCGGACAGGCTACTGAAATCAAACGAGATTGCCGTCGTACCCGCCGAATAGGTGACATAGCCCAGCAGCGAAGCCAGACTCGGCGTGGTCGCCAGCCCCACCGGAACGCCGGCGCGGTAGTAAGTGGCAGGCAAGCCGCCATCGGATGACATGGTATAGGCGGTCGTATCGTGCAGGGCGACGTTGATCGCATAAAGCCCAAGGGAGTAAGTGCCGTTCAAACTTGTGCCCAGCGCCCTGACGACGTAGTCCCAGGTTCCGTCGGCGCCGGCATCGATGAAGAGGTCGCCGGAAGCAATGTTGAAGTTGTAGCTGTTCAAATTGAAGGTAATGTTCAACAGCTTGCTGGTATCCATGGTCACGGTGGTGGACGCGATATCCGGGCTGCCATACGGATCCGCGCTATTATTGGAAGTTGCGGTCCACGTATCCCAGTTCAAACTTGTGTCGGTATATGTTGCTGCATGTGCGGCCTGGCCAATAGCCAACGATGCGATAAGAGCTAGAACGAGGGCGATCCGTTTCATGTCTGTTCTCCTTTTTATGAAGATGTCACTCTTAATATCTGCCTGAATTTTCAAATTGCTGAAGAAAATACAGATTTCATGCCAACACAACAAAATGCTGTTTTTACTACATTATATTTTTCGAACATCTATCGAAACAGGCGTTTGTAAAGAAGATCGACAGAAAGGGAGAAGTGCACATTCCCTCGGGGGGAAATCATGGCTCCATGGTGTGATTGCCGGAAAGGTCTCTGTGGCGAGGCGCCGTTGCAAGGCGGGGGAATGGCACGGGGACAGGTGCCGGTGAAACGATTGGCGGTGCGGATGACGCCCCCGTGGGGGTATTCATCGTAGTCGGGGGGATTGGTGACCTTGGATGATTATGGAGCCCACGGCGGATTTCCGGTTCTCAGCCACCGCGCAGACCGGCCGACATTGACAGCCGTCACCACGGCACAATCGTGAGGTGCGGCTGATCCCCGGAGAGCGGGAGGCCACCAGGGCCTCCCCAACGCTCCTAGAGTCTCCAGACCCGGACTCCTGCTGCTGCCAGCGCCCGGTGATCGTACATCCCCTTTACGTCGATGAGCACCGGGTTCCTGCCCATGAGCCGGCACATATCCCCTGGCGTCCATTGCCGGTACTCCTGGTGGGCCACCGCGGCCACAACGGCGACTGCCGGCTTGAGGTCGTCCGGGGCAGTCAGTTGGAGGCCGTACTCATGGGCCGCTTCACCGGCATCGGCAAGGGGGTCGCAGATCTGGACGCAGATTCCGTAATCCTGCAGTTCCCTGATGATGTCGATCACCTTGGAGTTGCGCAGATCCGGACAGTCCTCCTTGAAGGTGAGCCCCAAGACCGTCACCACGCTCCCCAGAACGCTGTGGCCGGCGCGGATCATCTCCTTCACCGTCCGCTGGGCGATGAACTTTCCCATGCCGTCGTTGATCCTGCGCCCCGACAGGATTACCTGGGGAATATAGCCGATCTTTTCCGCCTTATGGGTCAGGTAGTACGGATCGACGCCGATGCAGTGCCCGCCGACCAGCCCCGGCCTGAACTTCAGAAAGTTCCACTTGGTGCCTGCCGCCTCCAGCACGTCGTTGGTGTCGATCCCCATGCGGTCGAAGATGAGTGCCAATTCGTTCATCAGGGCGATATTGAGATCGCGCTGGGTGTTTTCGATGACCTTGGCCGCTTCCGCCACCTTGATGGAGGCGGCCCGGTGGACCCCTGCCGTCACCACCGAACCGTAAACATTTGCGACAGTCTCAAGGGTAGCGGCATCCTGTCCGGAAACGATCTTCTTGATCCGGGTGAACGTGTGTTCCTTGTCTCCGGGGTTGATACGCTCGGGACTGTAGCCCACCGTGAAATCGGCCCCGCAGCGGAGCCCGGAAGCCCGCTCCAGGACCGGCACGCACTCCTCCTCGGTCACCCCGGGATACACCGTCGATTCATACACGACGATGTCGCCGCGCTTCAGCGCCTTGCCGACCGTTTCCGAAGCCCTGTAGAGCAGCGTGAGATCCGGCTGGTTGGCGTCATCCACCGGCGTCGGCACGGCAACGATATGAAAATCCGCCGAGGCAAGCTCGCCAATGGCGTCGGTAAAAAGAATATCCGCCGCCGCCAACTCGTCGCGCGAAACTTCGCCGGTTCTGTCATGCCCCTGCCGGAGTTCCCGTATGCGGGCCGGATTGATATCAAAGCCAACCGTCTTCCGTACCTTGCCGAAGGCCACCGCCACCGGCAGCCCAACGTAACCGAGCCCCACAACGGAAATGATGCGATCGCGTGTCATGATTTTTCAACTTCCTTTCCTGGATTGGCGGAATGAGTTACCGGGGAAGAAACTCCTGGATCGTCGGTCCAATGTCGCGCACAAACTGTTCCCCGCGGGAAATCGCCGCTGCCTCATCATTTTCGAACGGCACGGAGACCCGGATGAACGAGGTGTCACGGCGCCGGTACAGCAATGAACCGGCCATTTCAGCCAGCTTGAGGGAAAATTCGTCATTCATCGAATGGCCCCGGGCCTGGAACCAATAGAGAAACAGTTCCTTGTTTTCGCCTTTCTGGTAGATGCTCCGCACCAGCTTGATGCTCCCTCCGGCAGGAATATCCAGGGTGCCGCGCTTTGTGGATACTTCATACCAGCCGCTTCCCGGCAGGCAATTCCGGGGAGAGTGTATCCCCCCGCTCTCCTTGCCGCCGCCATGAAAGCCGATGTAAAGCCCCACGACCCTGCCGTCGGCATCCGCGTACTGGCGGTAGGTATAATCCGTCGGCTTAAGCACGCTGAGAACGTCGGCGCTGAACTCGGCCTGCCCCGCCATCCGCCAGGCCTTCACCTGCGTCGGAAACTCGCTCAAGGGGCGGATTGGGGGCACCGAGACATCGCTATGAACGTTTATATAAAGCGCCACGCCCACCAGCAGGAGGAACACGGCATAATAGCTTCGAAGACGAGGAGCGGGCGCCGGTTCGGCGACGGCGGCCGGGCCGGGCGGCCGACCGGCCGGTCCCTCGCCATTTTCCGGCCGCCCCTTTACCAGAGCCCCCACCGCCACCAGGAGCACAATCGCCAGCAGGAAGACCACCATTCCGGCGAATTCGTGGAAAAAACCTTCCGCCGCCTTTGCCCCCCACCATTGGGCCAGAATACCGGTAACGATGACCCGCAGAGCGTTTGTGGCAATGGCGACCGGCACCGCTGCGACGATGATGATCCACCGCCGGACATTCGACGTCTGCACGAAAAAGGCGTAGGCGACCGCCAGCGCGAGCAGGGACATGAGCGAACGGATCCCGCTGCACGCGTCGGCCACCTCGAGGGTTGTGGTCGGAAACATGATGATGTTCCCTTCCCGCAATACGGTGACGCCGACAAGGCGCAGGAATTCGACCGAAACCTTCGTGACGAAAAGCTTCAGCGGGAACGCCAGCATATCGTAGATAATGTAGGGGATCGGCACCATGAAGATCAGGTACCCCAGAGGCAAAGCCAGCCATTTCAGGATGTCCCGGCCAAACCAGAAAAGCACGAGCCCCGCCACGATGATTATCAGGGAGGAGCGCATGGTAAAGTATTCCGTCGCCAGCCAGGCCACCAGCAGTTGCGCCCCCCCCAGGGCGAGCACCCCCAAGCCCCAGACATTCGGGCTGACGTGCCGATCTTTGAAGCCGGGCCACCGTTGCCAGAGAAAATATCCGGCGATGAACGGGACGAGGAACCCGTGGGAATAGTTGTCGTCCCTGGCCCAGTCCCTGACCATGTCGGGCACGACCGAGTAATAGAGCCCCACAAGCAAAGGGA is a window of Geobacter sp. FeAm09 DNA encoding:
- a CDS encoding PEP-CTERM sorting domain-containing protein translates to MKRIALVLALIASLAIGQAAHAATYTDTSLNWDTWTATSNNSADPYGSPDIASTTVTMDTSKLLNITFNLNSYNFNIASGDLFIDAGADGTWDYVVRALGTSLNGTYSLGLYAINVALHDTTAYTMSSDGGLPATYYRAGVPVGLATTPSLASLLGYVTYSAGTTAISFDFSSLSDLLLLTSNYIIGYEVTCGNDVIYQEVPVPEPGTMALFGAGILCLVVYGKRRMGKSA
- a CDS encoding nucleotide sugar dehydrogenase; the encoded protein is MTRDRIISVVGLGYVGLPVAVAFGKVRKTVGFDINPARIRELRQGHDRTGEVSRDELAAADILFTDAIGELASADFHIVAVPTPVDDANQPDLTLLYRASETVGKALKRGDIVVYESTVYPGVTEEECVPVLERASGLRCGADFTVGYSPERINPGDKEHTFTRIKKIVSGQDAATLETVANVYGSVVTAGVHRAASIKVAEAAKVIENTQRDLNIALMNELALIFDRMGIDTNDVLEAAGTKWNFLKFRPGLVGGHCIGVDPYYLTHKAEKIGYIPQVILSGRRINDGMGKFIAQRTVKEMIRAGHSVLGSVVTVLGLTFKEDCPDLRNSKVIDIIRELQDYGICVQICDPLADAGEAAHEYGLQLTAPDDLKPAVAVVAAVAHQEYRQWTPGDMCRLMGRNPVLIDVKGMYDHRALAAAGVRVWRL
- the xrtA gene encoding exosortase A — translated: MTFTEACKQYKVHFLIVLPLLVGLYYSVVPDMVRDWARDDNYSHGFLVPFIAGYFLWQRWPGFKDRHVSPNVWGLGVLALGGAQLLVAWLATEYFTMRSSLIIIVAGLVLFWFGRDILKWLALPLGYLIFMVPIPYIIYDMLAFPLKLFVTKVSVEFLRLVGVTVLREGNIIMFPTTTLEVADACSGIRSLMSLLALAVAYAFFVQTSNVRRWIIIVAAVPVAIATNALRVIVTGILAQWWGAKAAEGFFHEFAGMVVFLLAIVLLVAVGALVKGRPENGEGPAGRPPGPAAVAEPAPAPRLRSYYAVFLLLVGVALYINVHSDVSVPPIRPLSEFPTQVKAWRMAGQAEFSADVLSVLKPTDYTYRQYADADGRVVGLYIGFHGGGKESGGIHSPRNCLPGSGWYEVSTKRGTLDIPAGGSIKLVRSIYQKGENKELFLYWFQARGHSMNDEFSLKLAEMAGSLLYRRRDTSFIRVSVPFENDEAAAISRGEQFVRDIGPTIQEFLPR